ACATGGAACATGTGATTTAATTTTACGCATTTTGACGCATACATCAGAGAGTCAGTTCATTCGAAGTTTCAGGACACCAGTGCAGTTCGGTGAACCCTGACTTGTATTTATAGATGTCAAGTATTTCCGTGAGTCGGCGTTCTTGAGATATATACCGTGTCAACAATCACAAGTTTGTCGGAGGTTGAAGTCATACCGTGCCGCTGTGTTTTTGCATTTACGTATGTAGTCGAATTCCCCTCTTGAATTGAGTTGATCGAACAGATGCATTGTTAGACGTGCAGACAGTGAGAAATTGTGTTGTCGCATAGTGACAATGGAGGAATCGGTGCCGGTGGTCGATTTTTCAGCCTACAGCCTTGATAGGGATTCTCCAGACCCAGAATGCATCCATCACCTAGTGGACGATGTCTTCACTGCCCTGACCACGATTGGattcatgtatttgaaaaatCATGGGATATCGCAGGAAAAGGTGCGAGACAGCTTTAATTCTATGTAGAAGAAATATAAGCTCTATCTTGTTTACTCAGTGACAGGCATTTGGTTGTTCAATAAGAATTATATGATACTCGGTGCTTGATGATTTTGTACAGTTGCAGGTTTGCTGTTGTTGATCTTGACATATTGATAGTTCCCTGCTGGatagaacacagtgtcccacaatgtgaaacacaatgtgagGTGAAACtctgtgtgaaatctcttcacactgctAAATTCGAGCATTTTAACAGCGTGAACACGTTGTTAATCATCAAATCACAGAGTTAATCATTAATTCACAATGTGAAGCAGAACATTAATATGTGAATACCTTatgaaaaaccacaccacagtgtaaaataatcttcacactgttaaatttgagCGTTTTGTGAAcgcagtgtgaacacattgtgggACACTGGGTTCTTTTCAGCAGGGttgaatttgtgaaatgattattttatgaCTGCAGGAAGTGTTGGGTTattaaaagtgatatcttgaccCCTTGAAATTATTCCCTCAAGGAAGCATTGCTTACTCCCTGCcggaatatgaatatatatatatatatatatatatatatatatatatatatatgcttgcTTATTTGAATTGCTTTGTTTCCGTGCAAAACTTTGTTGACATATTAATGCAATAAGAGGTCAGTCGTCGAATTTATCTGTGAAGAAGCGGTCTGAAGAATCAATTATCACTGAAATGataatcaccttttttttttttttcaaaagtactGAACTAGGAATATTGTCCAGTCACCAAAGTCACTATTTATTGTGCCAGTTCTTGGGTGTACTGAGCATTTCAGTGACGCACTGCACTTTCTATTTATCCCGTAACATATTGCTTTTGACCAGGTCAACGATGTCTTTAAGTATTCCGGGCAGTTATTTTCTCTGCCGAATGATGTAAAGCTAAAATGTGTCAAGTCTAAGGAGGGATATTTTGGATACCTGCCCATCGAGCACCATAAGTGAGTTATTTGCTTTCCTCCATTTTGTTGCAATGATTGAAATGTCCCATTTTGTGCAAGCTCTACAAGTCTGTAAGATAATCACAATAACTATTGACATGATTGAAGTGAACGTAGGACATTGGGGATTCAGATTCTAACTTCTGCGAGATAGTGAGATACCACTGATGAATATTAATGTTGTAGAGCATACAATGatgtttgtgagataatgaaaaacttcttgtgaaatatgaaagagcatacaatttcatgatgaattcaaagtttatttgatgaaaattgtttttgaaatggcatgAGATATTAAGAATCACAGAGATCCTActaaaaagtgggacccacctttttcattaggaccactttgttttactttgtttctggaaACCGGAAGCcaaatctcaaccaaaactataccatccctttaaacgaTTGCATTAGGCCTATATAGTCGATTGAATTCATTCTAACAACCTTTATAGCCATTTTATACTCATCTTTATATATTTTAGCCACAGTTTATTGACAAGCAGAGTAATGAGATGTGAATGTACTCgctaaagttttttttttaaatttcttcgTAACATGAAATATGTGTTGTTGCTCTTGTTGTTGATTCAAGCTGTAATAAATTTCTTTGAGAGCGCCGCTATTTAGCTTACGAGGTTAACCCTTCGGACCGAATTTCTTTTGGAACAACCATGACAACAGCAAAATGCATTGGTGGTATACAAAATTTTCATGTCTTCTCTTAACTTGCCTCGTGCTAGATGTTGGGAGTATTATTGACATTTAGAGTGAGGATTAATTGCATGTATGGTTATATTATTACAAATAACTTCTGTAACTCCATTTTCACCACTCAGATTAGACCCAAACTGTGAATTCTTCGACATAAAGGAGTCATTTGTCTTTCGCCCTGCGGCTGGCGATGTGGTAAGCCTTTGAACGAAATTCCACTTGCctcatacattaaaaaaacaaacaaacaaacaaacaaaataacaacataatTTATGACGTGCTTTCTTAACGCTGGAGACGCGTTAAATCCAGTACCGTGTAACTTATTTTGCCACGATCATAATTATACAGTACCTATATATTTACGATTCCCACAGTAACTTAGTGCCCTTTGGAGCCAATATCGTGTCCATGTTTGTCAGTGAAAAGATCACGATCATGGCATTAACGCTGAAGCGCATATTTACATCTAGATTATAATGGATGTTGAATATTAGAAATACAAGTGAATTATGATACAGTATGATTTTATCGATAGCAGACGAAATAAACTTCAGTAAACGTTTAACCTTGTGTCATCAGAATAGGGTCTGTCAACAAGGATCAGCCTTGGATCAAAGGAATGAtttcaaataaataaatttgcAGCTTGGAAATCCTATGTATATCTAATCTAAgagttttattcatttatatctattatcattttttgcgtgtgtgtgtatgtgtggcgCCAATACTAtagttactattattatcatggaatttttgtcatcCAAACTCGCAGACATATTTTGCAATTAATCAAAATGATTGATGGTATGTTTCTTATAACGTAGCAATTCTGTTTATTCAAGACATTATGGTGAATGATCATCTTCATTATTACTTCAGCGAATGAAAAGTTACCAAAGTATTGAACATTTTTCATAACAGTCCAATTGGCAACGTTGAcgcagtttgtttttttttgcaagaattGTCAAATAAAACATAGCCTTATACCCTGAACATGTTATTTCCCATGAAACCACTTTTTCTCTATACCAGGTGTTGCCGGAGCAAGAGGTACCCGAGCTCGGAGGGGCACTCTCCGGTCTCTTTGAGGCTTCGATCTGTCTTCACAACAGAGTCTTGCAAGTTATGGCCATGGCACTAAGACTGGTCAGTTTTGCCTGCTTTAGATTTGTTGTCTCGCCATTtatagcacaaaaaaaaaagacaaaacaaaacctaacataacaacaacaaaaaaaaaaaacacgctttgTTTGGCAAGGATACTTACAAGTATATCTAATGTTAAGTGAAACTGCTGTCGCGACACTAACGGCGTATTTACAGCGCTAAATGACTGACGATTATGTAGATGGTTTCAGTGTTTCCAGTTGTGCTTCATCATCTGAGTACTTTTTTTCGCGCTTGGTTTGAATATCTTGTTAGTATGCATGCGTTTGTACCGGAAGTAAGTGAGGATTCGGCTTGTAATGTTTTGTGTGACATTTagaaaaacaaggtaaaacaaagagatcccaatcaaaggcgtggcctgtcaactttattaggatcgctctttttttttttttttttttttttttttttgatatctcagccatatcaaggccaattttcatcaaaaaacccaaaaaaacaaaaacaaaaaacgttgaatccttcttgaaattacattctctgtcatatttcataggaggtttttcattatctcacctgtTTGTTTGGcgtataattgtgtgtgtgtgtgggggggggggggatgccgTGCGGCACAACTTGTCTgggccctgtcttataaaacttgtgatagaaatcaatcacaaatctcttgaaactgcaatcaatcgcaacctgtgattgattgattgcagttctccgtcttaatttcaatcataacttttttattagatggatttgcattcaatcgtaaagttgcaattgatttgaatcaatcacaagtctttataagacggggccctggTTTACACCGTTTGCTGACTATGCAGCAAGACAATCGTTTTGTTTTCTAATCCAGCTGAAGTTCTGTCATGTCTTTTCGCAACCATGTTCTATGACAGGACCCCCAGTTCTTCAGTGAGATGTATACCTTGGCGGGCAAAGAAGGAAATGTAACCTCTCTTTGCTCCCTGAGCTACCCACCACTAACCAACATCGCAGTCAAAGAAGGCCAAATGCGATGTGGAGAGCACTCGGACTACGGTGGCATCACCCTCTTATACCAAGACGACCGAGGGGGACTGGAGGTAAAGGAGGAGTTAGAAGGGGGTAATGGTGGTGTTCACAGGGGTGATCAGAGTTCGGGGATAAAATACTGGTGGTTATGGGTGGGGTATAACGGTAACAATAAAAGTTATCATATCAGAATGGAAGTCAGTAACGATGGGAACACTAAAGAGTAGCGGTAAAGGATGTGAATTTTCGACAAGATACGAGTTCATGATTACGAAGTCGAGGACTACCCTGGAAAAATCAGGCCACAGAAACATAAATCATAATGTAAATTAAGTTTATTGTGTGTGAATTGTATGCTTTGTAAAGAGGGGATAGTGGCAACGAAGCGCCTTTCTATGGATTTTCAGTTCATTGGCATAGTGTAGCGTATGCATACAGGCATCACTAACGGAACATACAATGTCTGAAACTTTGTGAAAGGACATTattttgtgtgcgtgtatggGTATgtaatatgtttgtgtttgtaaatgaagaaaaacgTCAAGAGTTTGCAGTGAATTGATTCTTCACACCGTTTTCGATATACAGAATAGTTATTGCCATgccaaaaaaagagagaaaagtatAAGTATTTTGCAGTAAATACCCActcaaaaaaatattgattccCCTCTTATCTCTAATCGGCCAGGTGAAGAATCGTCGAGATGAGTGGATCCAGGCTCCACCTATAGAGGGCACTGTACTGGTCAACATTGGTGATCTAATGCAAAGATGGACGTCGGATAGGTTCATTGCCTGTGTAAGTTACCGACGTTTTGATCTCAGCGAACAGTTATCAGCAAAACATGAACACTCTTATATAAGAATATTATGATGACCGAAACAAGCCTTGCGGTCATGGTTTATGCAACTGTTACTATGGTTACGTACGCCCGACATGCATGTTATTGGGCATTCATGTGACTGTAGCTAATTGCTATAGATGCTTttcaaatatattcattttcagcgtcatttgttggttttcgtGTCGTTGTTCCCACTCAGAAACACAGGGTCAAGGCCCCGGATGATCCAATCAAACGACATCAGGAGCGGAAGTCGATTGCATTTTTCGGAAATCCCGACAGCGATGCCATCGTCGAGTGCGTGGACAAGTCCAACAAATATCCGGCGGTCAGAGCGATTGACTACCTGAATATGAAACTACGTGAGGGGAAGGTAATAAGTGATGCTCGTGCATAGAAGGACTAGAAGGACTTGTGCCTAGAGCGCTACCTATTAGaggttaaaggggaattccaatGCAGTTGAAAGTTAGTGTTTAAAgaaagagtattttttttatcacaacaattaaaatttgatcaaattcggatgaaaaatgaggaagttacgaaactgtaaaattttattaatttttcacGAAACACTTCGTGAACAGTTGATATAAATATTCAATGACGTCATCCCTATCTCAACTttccatatagtttgtacatgaaattttgaaatttctaaTTTTTCATTCGAATACGCTAAGTCTCAAATCCTTATACTTCAAactgatctttattttgaattAGTTCAAGCAAGAATAACATCGTGTTTTACaattttgtcacattttttttcacacgatcaatggaaaattgtagagtgatgacatcatcagctcactcatttacatattcatatcaagTGTACAAATACCGTTCTGCTGAAATTAcccaaattttgcaattttataacttccttattAATGTTTTCCttcgattttgatcaaaacttCACTGTTGTACTCGTAAGTTTGTACTCTTTATATCAAAGCTGGACTGGAATTCCTCTTTGATGACTTGTATGGTCCCTAACTCGCTAACTGTAAAAATATCCCAGGATTAAGGAATCCAGGAATCCATGAATAAATAACGGGTGCATTAACTAAACTCGTtggttgaggacaagctgattgttgctacaacacgcattccccataaacacctgccagagtatactcgagactagtcttcagtgggttaatgtAAATTTTTAGGAAAAGTTACAGTCGTGCCAATATTATTGTAGATTTTGTAATTATGTGATTGTGATAGCTTATGCGTATAGGATGATATGAAACGAATATAACATGATTCTCCCTTCCGAAGACTACCATATATGATGTTAGTGACGAAATTCTATTCTGTGACATTATCCTAGCATTTCTAGGCACCCGTTATGTGCAAACTTCGGCAAAGACAGACATTATAcgtgtattatgtttttgttaaacATCCCGTCTACGGATGTACTCATCATTCTGTCAGGATGCGAACTCGCTGTCTCCTTTACAAGAGTCTATTTTGTGCGGCCTGCAGACTACTCAAGTATTGGCCCTACGAGAAGCTTAAACATAATGACGCCCCGCACAGAATGTACAATTCGATTGAACTGGAAGCACATTATATTTTGTAgttcaaataaaaaattgttTCAAGAGTCTGACGTCTGATTCTGGTTTATTGTGTCTTCAAAGacacaacaacagaaacaacgACAAAATTGCACAAGAATTCACGGGCTAAATGAACGGAATTCAGTAAGTATATTACTTTGAAATGCATCACAACTCTTTCTATATATTCAAATCATTATTGCAAggctcttttttgttgttgttgaaaagttAGCTATGACTGAGTAGACAATGTTCTTTTTATGTATCCTGTCTTCTATCCGTATGTATactgcacgtgtgtgtgtgtgtgtgtgtgtgtatgtatgcaatatgtaatgtatacatgtattaatgtgATGGTGTCTACTTTGTCTACTTGACTTCACACAGAGTTATTTGTAATGTAATTATGTTGCAATTGTAGAATATAGTATTTTCATGTAGAGGCATCGCAGTACAAGCACAAGATGCTTTCCAGCCTGCCTGGCTCTCaatattgtattaaaaaagCTACTATGATATTGTGCttctgtgttttattttgccgaATAAATGGTCTAAATTGGCCTCAATCAAGTCAACAGTCGATTAAGATAATGATGCTATCTCCTCACCACTCTCATCATTGGTTTGTATAATACATTGTCAAATTGACGTGTCAAATCATTTCAGATAATAATTCAGCAATACTGCCTTGATATCTTTCAAATAGGCGCCATTCGTGTTATATCATTGCAGCTGTAGAACAACTGATGTAAAGGATTGCTTTCTTCTTCATGAATTCACAACAGACAAGGATATTGG
The nucleotide sequence above comes from Diadema setosum chromosome 5, eeDiaSeto1, whole genome shotgun sequence. Encoded proteins:
- the LOC140228768 gene encoding uncharacterized protein, whose protein sequence is MEESVPVVDFSAYSLDRDSPDPECIHHLVDDVFTALTTIGFMYLKNHGISQEKVNDVFKYSGQLFSLPNDVKLKCVKSKEGYFGYLPIEHHKLDPNSLYPEHVISHETTFSLYQVLPEQEVPELGGALSGLFEASICLHNRVLQVMAMALRLEDPQFFSEMYTLAGKEGNVTSLCSLSYPPLTNIAVKEGQMRCGEHSDYGGITLLYQDDRGGLEVKNRRDEWIQAPPIEGTVLVNIGDLMQRWTSDRFIACKHRVKAPDDPIKRHQERKSIAFFGNPDSDAIVECVDKSNKYPAVRAIDYLNMKLREGKVISDARA